In Paenibacillus hexagrammi, the following are encoded in one genomic region:
- a CDS encoding carbohydrate binding domain-containing protein has translation MNYNINWIKFSPSADNPTDPDDPSDPGNPDSPGGTAVEISNPGFESGDLTGWTEWHPSGQSPKYGIDGNDVHGGGKKLWLWSSGPYQQSVHQVKSGLSNGSYTVQAWMKQSSGAPLVSRMEVAGYGGDLVYVNASHGSEYQLYTATVNVTSGKLDIGFYIQSNSADANLQIDDVVLMKN, from the coding sequence ATGAATTATAATATCAATTGGATCAAATTTTCCCCCTCAGCGGACAATCCTACGGACCCGGATGATCCCAGTGATCCTGGGAATCCTGATTCTCCTGGCGGTACTGCTGTGGAAATATCTAACCCTGGCTTTGAAAGCGGAGATTTGACGGGTTGGACAGAGTGGCATCCATCCGGACAATCCCCTAAATACGGAATTGATGGTAATGATGTGCACGGCGGCGGCAAGAAGCTTTGGTTGTGGAGTTCGGGACCGTATCAGCAAAGTGTTCATCAGGTGAAGTCAGGACTTTCGAATGGTTCTTATACAGTACAGGCTTGGATGAAACAAAGCTCGGGGGCTCCCTTGGTTAGCAGGATGGAAGTAGCCGGTTATGGAGGCGATCTTGTCTATGTCAACGCAAGTCATGGCTCTGAGTATCAGTTGTACACAGCCACCGTCAATGTGACTAGCGGAAAACTGGATATCGGATTCTACATTCAGTCAAATAGCGCAGATGCTAACTTGCAGATTGATGATGTAGTACTTATGAAAAATTAA
- a CDS encoding ABC transporter substrate-binding protein, translating to MNSKKGLTVLLTTLLSSAIVFSGCSSNTTKSGSSSSESPKNTASSTAAAVKSDLKPYEVVMVYPDSTQRDLEKVQNAMNEYLKSTYPEMNMTVKLNPVDWGAWGDKTNLMFASGEKFDTIFTANWLGFESQVNKGALLPLDDLLKQYGPDIEKVEKDYHSGATRGGKIYGIHTHQELGGSQGIVVRKDLAEKYHFDLAALAKSRKMEDLEPMLKTIKENEPGITPMVGLPLPLEAYFKSGKMEMILDPVGLVRSNKDFKAVSYYDTDEYMNLARLTHSWFKQGYINKDASTSVQSNNDGWSKMKTGNAFAIAGADMEIVSDNSVPAPMPIRSKQVGMDLIQIPFNIDSLRTRKLADTTQAISKNSEDPARAMMLLNLFFKDAKLLSLFNYGIEGTHYVLKNGQVDLPEGKTTDNVGFYHDNQWQIGNQMLNYTRVGEDPKKYENYEKFNKDVAADPSIIFGFIFDSEPVKNELIAIENVRKTYDAGLNSGTLDPDVEVPKLTSKLKAAGIDKVVAEVQKQLDEWRKANGK from the coding sequence ATGAACAGCAAAAAAGGTCTTACCGTTCTCCTGACAACACTGCTGTCTTCCGCAATCGTTTTTTCCGGATGCTCGAGCAATACTACGAAATCCGGCAGCAGTTCAAGTGAATCACCGAAAAACACGGCCAGCTCCACTGCCGCAGCTGTAAAAAGTGACTTAAAGCCATATGAGGTTGTCATGGTTTACCCGGATAGTACCCAAAGAGATTTAGAGAAAGTTCAGAACGCGATGAATGAGTATCTGAAGTCGACTTACCCAGAGATGAATATGACAGTCAAGTTAAATCCGGTAGACTGGGGTGCTTGGGGCGATAAAACCAACCTCATGTTTGCATCCGGTGAAAAATTCGATACGATTTTTACGGCAAACTGGTTAGGCTTTGAATCGCAGGTGAATAAAGGAGCGCTGCTTCCACTGGACGATTTGCTTAAACAATACGGACCAGACATTGAAAAAGTGGAAAAAGATTATCATAGCGGAGCTACACGGGGCGGCAAGATTTATGGGATTCATACTCACCAAGAGCTAGGCGGTTCTCAAGGTATTGTTGTGCGCAAGGATTTAGCTGAGAAATACCATTTTGATTTGGCTGCGCTTGCGAAGAGTCGCAAAATGGAAGATTTGGAACCTATGCTGAAAACGATCAAAGAGAATGAACCAGGTATTACACCGATGGTAGGCCTGCCATTGCCGCTGGAAGCATACTTTAAATCCGGTAAAATGGAAATGATTCTCGATCCAGTTGGTTTAGTACGCAGTAACAAAGACTTTAAAGCAGTCAGCTACTACGATACGGATGAGTATATGAATTTGGCGCGATTAACACACAGTTGGTTCAAGCAAGGTTACATCAATAAAGATGCCTCGACATCCGTACAATCGAACAACGATGGATGGTCGAAAATGAAAACAGGTAATGCTTTCGCTATTGCTGGTGCCGACATGGAGATTGTAAGCGACAATAGTGTTCCGGCACCGATGCCTATCAGATCCAAGCAAGTTGGTATGGATTTGATTCAGATTCCATTCAACATTGATTCGCTGAGAACTAGAAAGCTGGCCGATACAACTCAAGCGATTTCCAAAAACTCCGAGGATCCGGCAAGAGCGATGATGTTGCTCAACCTTTTCTTCAAAGATGCCAAGTTGCTGAGCCTGTTTAACTACGGTATTGAAGGAACACATTACGTATTAAAAAATGGACAAGTTGATCTTCCAGAAGGCAAAACAACGGACAATGTTGGATTCTACCATGACAATCAATGGCAAATCGGTAACCAAATGCTGAACTACACACGCGTTGGCGAAGATCCTAAAAAGTATGAAAACTATGAGAAATTCAACAAAGATGTGGCGGCAGATCCTTCGATCATTTTTGGCTTTATTTTTGATTCCGAACCGGTGAAAAATGAACTGATCGCAATTGAAAACGTTCGTAAAACTTATGATGCAGGCTTGAATTCCGGAACATTGGATCCGGATGTGGAAGTACCGAAACTTACTAGTAAGTTGAAAGCGGCGGGTATCGATAAAGTTGTTGCTGAGGTTCAAAAACAATTGGATGAGTGGCGTAAAGCAAACGGTAAGTAA
- a CDS encoding carbohydrate ABC transporter permease, with product MTQRANPLIHVLLLLTSLVCLIPFWLVLVVSLTEEKTLLRYGYSFWPKKFDLTAYLYLIQDATPIVRAYGVSIVVTVVGVIISLAITSMLAYSISRSDFPLKGIFTFYVFLTLLFSGGLLPWYLVYTRFLHVQDTLWALIIPGLLSGFNVLIMRTFFANSIPPSLIESSQIDGASELRIYFSMILPLSLPVMATIGLFVTISYWNEWFTSLVFINNQDLYTMQYLLNKTLLNIQFLAQVTSVAGGQITTRPPLESIRMAMAMIAICPMALVFPFLQKYFVKGLTIGAVKG from the coding sequence ATGACACAAAGAGCGAATCCTCTCATTCATGTTCTTCTTCTGTTAACGAGCTTGGTATGCCTGATTCCGTTTTGGCTGGTTCTCGTAGTATCGCTGACAGAAGAAAAGACACTTTTGCGATATGGGTATTCTTTTTGGCCTAAGAAGTTTGATTTAACCGCTTACTTATATTTAATCCAGGATGCCACGCCGATTGTAAGAGCCTACGGTGTTTCCATTGTAGTTACGGTGGTAGGAGTTATTATCAGTTTAGCGATCACTTCCATGCTGGCTTACTCAATCTCGCGTTCAGATTTTCCACTTAAAGGAATATTCACTTTCTATGTGTTCTTGACGCTGTTGTTCAGCGGGGGCCTGCTTCCTTGGTACTTGGTATATACCCGATTCTTGCATGTTCAAGATACATTGTGGGCGTTGATTATACCGGGATTACTAAGCGGCTTCAATGTGCTGATCATGCGTACATTTTTTGCTAACAGCATTCCGCCATCGCTGATTGAGTCTTCGCAAATTGACGGAGCAAGTGAATTGCGAATTTATTTCAGCATGATCCTGCCGCTTTCTTTACCGGTCATGGCGACTATTGGGTTGTTTGTAACAATCTCGTACTGGAACGAATGGTTCACCAGCCTGGTTTTTATAAACAATCAGGATTTATATACCATGCAGTACCTGCTCAATAAAACGCTGTTGAACATCCAATTTCTAGCTCAGGTTACAAGTGTAGCTGGTGGGCAGATTACTACTCGCCCGCCTCTGGAATCGATTCGGATGGCCATGGCGATGATCGCGATCTGTCCAATGGCGCTCGTATTCCCTTTCCTTCAAAAATATTTTGTAAAAGGTTTAACGATTGGCGCAGTGAAAGGCTAA
- a CDS encoding ABC transporter permease: MTELAMTKPVTAVKRKSVFQAIWKYKALTALALPGILFLLINNYLPMFGIFVAFKDLNYTKGIWGSDWVGFANFKFLFTGNDAYIIIRNTLLYNSVFIAINTVLAVLFAVILNEVKNRYLMRFYQSAMLLPYFVSMVIVGYVVFGFLNPELGFVNKALLEPAGKMGISWYGEAEYWPYILTFVNTWKSIGYLTVVYLAAIVGIDPEYYEAARMDGATRWQQMTRITIPLISPVIIIMTLLAIGRIFNADFGLFYQATLAAGALKPTTDVIDTYVYNALLVSGNTGLASAAGLLQSVVGFILVVTVNTLVRKFSNENALF; the protein is encoded by the coding sequence ATGACAGAGCTGGCAATGACAAAACCCGTCACGGCTGTGAAGCGAAAATCCGTATTCCAAGCCATTTGGAAATACAAAGCGCTTACAGCACTTGCCTTACCAGGCATTTTGTTCTTATTAATCAACAATTACTTGCCCATGTTTGGCATATTCGTCGCCTTCAAGGACTTGAATTACACGAAAGGCATATGGGGGAGCGATTGGGTCGGTTTCGCGAATTTTAAGTTTTTATTTACTGGCAATGATGCTTACATCATTATCCGGAACACCCTTTTGTACAATTCGGTTTTTATTGCCATCAATACCGTATTAGCCGTTTTGTTTGCTGTGATTCTCAATGAAGTAAAGAACCGGTACTTGATGAGATTTTACCAAAGTGCGATGCTGCTTCCTTATTTTGTATCTATGGTAATCGTGGGTTATGTCGTATTCGGATTCCTGAATCCTGAACTCGGCTTTGTGAATAAAGCATTACTTGAGCCGGCTGGAAAAATGGGTATCTCATGGTACGGCGAAGCAGAGTACTGGCCATATATTTTAACGTTTGTTAACACCTGGAAATCGATTGGTTATTTAACAGTCGTGTATCTAGCCGCCATCGTAGGCATAGATCCTGAGTATTATGAGGCAGCGCGAATGGATGGGGCTACACGATGGCAGCAAATGACCCGCATCACCATCCCTTTAATCTCTCCGGTCATCATTATTATGACTTTGCTTGCTATCGGTCGTATTTTCAATGCAGATTTCGGACTTTTCTATCAGGCTACACTGGCTGCAGGAGCGCTTAAGCCTACGACTGATGTTATCGATACGTATGTGTACAATGCGCTTCTTGTTTCAGGAAACACAGGACTTGCTTCAGCGGCAGGGTTATTGCAATCGGTTGTTGGTTTTATCCTGGTAGTCACCGTGAATACGTTAGTTCGAAAATTCAGCAATGAAAATGCGCTGTTCTAA
- a CDS encoding response regulator transcription factor, whose protein sequence is MYSLLIVDDEKFAAEGIRNGLDWLSLGINNVYVAHHSREAKMIYQSMKIDIMICDIEMPDETGLDLLAWVKEHSPNTESVFLTCHSEFAFAKKAVHLGSFDYLLKPADPDELAGVVRTMLQAVAERAEQQTYNEMYNKYKSLWDKQQPLLAEKFWLDFMSRRILTFGDFLSRALEDAQMQLTQEHRILPVLISIEEWLRVLCDRDKEIMEYAVKKAAEEMFLHDMRGHVIAEKNGLFVVMIYAKEADSTPHFPMDALQERAKSFIKAAEEYFSCHISSYIGYDVSFEDLYEVCEMLRQMERSNVKDTKTVMVLQNNEVSPTVQMDQQGLVCKISSWSEYLLAGRRDILIDLIRQTIRQLEASRNVDANIIETYYHDILQVIYHFLHVKGFTPNQVPNFALWASAHIRSLAQLQNWTIQLTTTVMNAVFEPVEDDRVINKAIQYMREHVEEDISREDVAAFVNLNSAYLSRLFRKQTGKSLIDYMIEFKMGRAKELLKHSEMTVSAVAQSLGYVNFSYFSKVFKKIYGMNPQDFRKT, encoded by the coding sequence GTGTATTCTTTATTAATAGTCGATGATGAGAAATTTGCTGCTGAAGGCATTCGAAATGGCTTGGATTGGTTATCGCTTGGCATTAATAACGTGTATGTAGCACATCATTCGAGGGAAGCCAAGATGATATACCAAAGCATGAAAATCGACATTATGATATGTGATATTGAGATGCCTGATGAAACGGGGCTAGATTTGCTTGCTTGGGTGAAGGAACATTCTCCAAACACGGAATCTGTGTTTTTAACTTGTCATTCCGAATTTGCATTTGCTAAAAAGGCCGTTCATTTAGGAAGTTTCGATTATTTACTGAAGCCGGCGGATCCCGATGAATTGGCGGGCGTTGTAAGAACGATGCTTCAAGCCGTAGCAGAGCGTGCCGAACAGCAGACTTATAATGAGATGTACAACAAGTACAAATCTCTTTGGGATAAGCAACAGCCGCTACTCGCTGAGAAGTTTTGGTTAGACTTTATGTCCCGCCGCATATTGACTTTTGGTGATTTTTTATCACGGGCGTTAGAGGATGCTCAAATGCAATTGACCCAGGAGCATAGGATTCTTCCTGTTCTCATCAGTATTGAGGAATGGCTAAGGGTGTTATGCGATAGAGACAAGGAAATTATGGAGTATGCGGTAAAGAAAGCTGCCGAGGAAATGTTTCTACACGACATGCGGGGTCATGTCATTGCAGAGAAGAATGGATTGTTTGTAGTCATGATATATGCCAAGGAAGCGGATTCAACTCCACATTTTCCAATGGACGCTCTCCAAGAGAGAGCTAAAAGCTTTATTAAAGCTGCAGAGGAATATTTCTCCTGTCATATTTCCAGTTATATCGGTTATGATGTCTCATTTGAAGATCTGTACGAGGTTTGCGAGATGCTTCGTCAAATGGAACGGTCCAATGTCAAAGATACGAAGACGGTTATGGTGCTGCAGAACAACGAAGTAAGCCCAACTGTGCAGATGGATCAACAAGGGTTAGTATGTAAAATTTCAAGTTGGAGCGAATATCTGCTTGCCGGAAGACGGGATATTCTGATTGATCTCATTCGTCAAACGATAAGACAACTGGAAGCATCCAGGAACGTGGATGCCAATATCATTGAAACTTATTATCACGACATTTTGCAAGTGATTTACCATTTCCTGCACGTGAAAGGTTTTACGCCGAATCAGGTGCCGAATTTCGCATTATGGGCGTCTGCTCACATCCGAAGTTTGGCTCAGCTTCAGAACTGGACGATCCAACTGACTACAACTGTCATGAATGCCGTGTTTGAACCCGTAGAAGACGATCGTGTGATTAATAAAGCGATTCAGTACATGCGAGAGCATGTCGAAGAGGACATCTCCAGAGAGGATGTTGCCGCATTCGTTAACTTGAACTCTGCTTACTTGTCCAGACTATTCCGCAAGCAGACAGGTAAAAGCTTGATCGATTATATGATCGAATTCAAGATGGGTCGCGCGAAAGAGCTATTAAAACATAGCGAAATGACGGTGAGTGCAGTCGCTCAAAGTCTGGGTTACGTCAACTTTTCATATTTTTCCAAAGTATTCAAAAAAATATACGGGATGAACCCGCAAGACTTTAGAAAAACCTAA
- a CDS encoding sensor histidine kinase — protein MPKAQLEESKPFHISFDGERLLVVNKYSQRAGINLAVVLPEDELLQGLQYFRVIVSFIPILVLAVLLLCMILIRRLLLQPIQQLLSVIRKIKQGDMKVRLPLTESVDFSIIYQSFNGMVEEITDLKIGVYEERLRTQKAELKQLQSQINPHFYMNTMNVLYQLADLKQVDLVKKTVQHLVKYFRFSMSTHGDLIPLFQELDHIRNYLEIQKMRFQDAFEFKIDIDEELRLIAIPPLIVQPFVENAMIHGYSVKENEPFQLTIRVDLDSQNNQLFHIQVQDNGKGFSEDMLEKLTGIMYAPNDEDKHIGIWNVKKRIAMRYEDRLTGVSFRNADCGGAVIDIILPIIRNEE, from the coding sequence TTGCCCAAAGCTCAGTTGGAGGAAAGCAAGCCGTTTCACATTTCATTTGACGGCGAAAGATTGCTCGTTGTCAATAAATACTCGCAGCGTGCCGGCATTAATTTAGCGGTCGTACTTCCGGAAGATGAGCTTTTGCAAGGACTTCAATATTTTCGGGTAATTGTAAGTTTTATTCCCATTCTCGTACTGGCGGTTCTTCTGTTATGTATGATTCTGATCCGCAGATTGCTGCTTCAACCCATTCAGCAGTTGCTTAGTGTGATAAGGAAAATTAAACAGGGGGACATGAAAGTTCGGCTACCGTTAACAGAATCGGTGGATTTCTCCATCATTTATCAAAGTTTTAATGGGATGGTTGAGGAGATTACCGATCTGAAGATCGGTGTCTATGAGGAGCGGCTGCGCACTCAAAAAGCAGAACTGAAGCAGTTGCAGTCACAAATCAATCCGCATTTTTACATGAACACGATGAATGTTCTTTATCAATTGGCGGATTTAAAGCAAGTGGATCTCGTGAAAAAGACGGTACAGCACTTGGTTAAATATTTCCGTTTTTCTATGTCTACACACGGAGATTTAATCCCGCTTTTTCAGGAGTTGGATCACATCCGAAACTATCTGGAGATTCAGAAAATGAGGTTTCAAGATGCATTTGAGTTCAAGATTGATATTGACGAAGAGCTAAGACTTATCGCCATTCCACCGCTTATTGTCCAACCATTTGTTGAAAATGCAATGATTCATGGCTACAGCGTCAAAGAAAATGAGCCATTCCAGCTTACGATCCGAGTTGACCTTGACTCTCAAAATAACCAACTTTTCCACATTCAAGTTCAAGACAACGGCAAAGGGTTTTCAGAAGATATGTTGGAGAAGTTGACAGGGATTATGTATGCTCCAAATGACGAAGACAAGCATATTGGTATTTGGAATGTGAAAAAGAGAATAGCTATGCGTTATGAGGATAGATTAACTGGCGTTTCATTTCGGAATGCGGATTGTGGCGGTGCTGTGATAGATATCATTTTGCCCATTATTCGAAATGAGGAATAG
- a CDS encoding helix-turn-helix transcriptional regulator, with protein MNEQLLNSLPVIYRSDYLPLSINWRSQFYQLLEIRDEKTTIMINQLPVHAEPHEIIFITSHADVQIKGEPKSVRVVQFESSLLVNMIDEKTIYMKMILKNIHMLDWQDFLKFKLEKSNILEQIRVSVRLFSFLLDILDQGNIVEEHILCEENPLLIHFDDSRMLEVVLYMKQQIANPDLSLDHIARVIGYHPNYLCQQFKKIMKITPMKYVARARIEKALDLLRTTDVPIHRICSEIGIKNSSSLSSMVINLVGVTPAEYRKMYRLCGMQPAACFYTTDLDTPQMNNIRH; from the coding sequence TTGAATGAACAACTATTAAATAGCTTGCCCGTTATTTACCGCTCCGATTACCTTCCATTGTCCATCAACTGGCGTTCCCAGTTCTATCAGTTGCTGGAAATTCGTGACGAAAAAACCACAATCATGATTAATCAGCTGCCCGTACATGCAGAACCGCATGAAATTATTTTTATTACCTCACATGCAGATGTGCAAATAAAGGGGGAGCCGAAAAGTGTTAGAGTCGTACAATTCGAGTCATCCTTACTTGTTAATATGATTGATGAAAAAACCATATATATGAAAATGATTTTGAAAAATATTCACATGCTGGATTGGCAAGATTTTTTGAAATTTAAACTGGAAAAATCCAATATTTTGGAACAAATTCGAGTATCCGTCCGCTTGTTTAGCTTTTTATTGGATATACTCGATCAGGGAAACATTGTTGAAGAGCACATTCTGTGTGAAGAGAACCCACTTCTTATTCATTTTGATGATAGCAGAATGCTTGAAGTTGTCCTTTACATGAAACAACAGATAGCCAATCCAGATTTATCTCTGGATCATATTGCCCGAGTGATCGGTTATCATCCCAATTACCTGTGTCAGCAGTTTAAAAAGATCATGAAGATTACCCCAATGAAATATGTCGCCAGGGCCCGCATTGAAAAAGCACTGGATTTGCTAAGAACAACAGACGTTCCAATTCATCGAATATGTTCAGAAATTGGCATTAAGAACTCATCCAGTCTTTCTTCCATGGTAATAAATCTGGTTGGCGTTACTCCAGCGGAGTATCGAAAAATGTACCGCCTATGCGGGATGCAGCCTGCAGCCTGTTTTTACACCACAGACCTCGACACTCCGCAAATGAATAATATTAGACACTAA
- a CDS encoding response regulator transcription factor codes for MIRVVIADDELMMRSGLRSLIDWKQYGMSVVAECSNGKEVLEVMDNEDIQILITDIQMPLVNGLQLMKQSLERNADLQVILVSSYDEFAYVQEGIRYGAIDYLFKPTLDADQLANALSRCVAKIEQKRIQEAALGAKIHAATSLLELDLKQFLLGNKDSIPPNVSWLSSPCVCMYMKIHQLEKTEEPYGSMLEDILCKELQSLFYSEFIQGITVEIGTDMVLAIFPEQLEPKFPVPVFKKNVEEKLQITLTIGYMAVEGIKSLKAKLTIVKQLEDYVFFEGIGQMMDMDHLLQFGSLEEASELRNHDTEPASFLIHEKIKQWRERTKSPAQVKKEACQLLLSISYALGITESLPEFLEMINYTETLEDVENVLMLRFEDAGRSVEGYAGKLIAKALEYMTLKFREEINLQEVADYIHVSRSYFSLLFKRHTGKKFIDYLIELRIREAKRLLCCRDYKIYEVAEQTGFKDVKYFSKLFKRMTGYTPIEYREHQLSLSDGLTKT; via the coding sequence GTGATACGTGTGGTTATTGCTGATGATGAGCTGATGATGAGAAGCGGATTACGGTCATTAATCGATTGGAAGCAGTACGGAATGTCAGTTGTAGCAGAATGCTCAAATGGAAAAGAAGTTCTGGAAGTAATGGACAACGAAGACATTCAAATTCTGATCACCGACATTCAAATGCCACTAGTTAACGGGTTGCAACTTATGAAGCAATCACTAGAACGCAATGCCGATCTGCAAGTCATTTTGGTCAGCAGCTATGATGAATTTGCGTACGTACAGGAAGGGATCCGTTACGGAGCAATTGATTATTTGTTCAAGCCAACATTAGATGCGGACCAACTTGCAAACGCTTTGTCGCGCTGTGTTGCAAAGATTGAGCAGAAAAGAATACAAGAGGCGGCATTAGGAGCAAAAATTCATGCAGCAACATCTCTGCTAGAGTTGGATTTGAAACAGTTTCTTCTTGGAAACAAAGATTCCATACCGCCAAACGTGAGCTGGTTGTCTTCGCCATGCGTGTGTATGTATATGAAGATTCATCAATTAGAGAAGACAGAAGAGCCATACGGCAGCATGCTTGAAGATATTTTATGCAAAGAACTGCAGAGTTTGTTTTATTCGGAATTCATCCAGGGTATTACTGTTGAAATTGGCACTGATATGGTCCTTGCAATTTTTCCAGAACAATTGGAACCCAAATTTCCAGTACCCGTTTTTAAAAAGAACGTGGAAGAAAAGCTGCAAATTACACTAACCATTGGTTACATGGCCGTGGAAGGAATCAAATCGCTTAAAGCAAAGCTTACTATTGTTAAACAATTGGAAGACTACGTGTTTTTTGAAGGAATCGGTCAGATGATGGATATGGACCATTTATTGCAATTTGGATCTCTAGAAGAAGCATCCGAACTTAGAAACCATGACACGGAACCTGCATCCTTTCTTATTCATGAGAAGATCAAGCAATGGCGGGAACGGACCAAAAGTCCGGCTCAAGTAAAAAAAGAAGCTTGCCAATTGCTGCTTTCTATAAGTTATGCCTTGGGTATCACGGAATCATTGCCTGAATTTCTAGAAATGATCAATTATACGGAAACTTTAGAGGATGTTGAGAATGTTCTTATGCTGCGCTTTGAAGATGCAGGCCGTTCAGTTGAAGGTTATGCCGGTAAGTTAATAGCTAAAGCATTGGAATACATGACTTTGAAATTTAGGGAAGAAATCAATCTGCAGGAAGTGGCTGATTATATACATGTAAGTCGAAGTTATTTTTCTTTGCTTTTTAAAAGGCATACCGGGAAAAAATTTATAGATTACTTGATCGAGCTTCGAATCAGGGAAGCCAAGCGTTTACTTTGTTGTAGAGATTACAAGATTTATGAGGTTGCAGAACAAACCGGGTTTAAAGATGTGAAGTATTTCAGCAAACTCTTTAAAAGAATGACGGGGTACACGCCTATTGAATATCGGGAGCATCAACTTTCCCTTAGTGATGGATTGACCAAAACTTAG